The following DNA comes from Methanosarcina vacuolata Z-761.
TCGTGACCGTAAAGCGGGCATTTTTACCTTTAGGGATCTTTATCTTATCAAGCGAATACTGGTATCTGCCATCGGTAACAGAGAGTTCCTTTACAAAAGAAACTTGAGCTCCAAGTTCCTCTCCCGGAGAAGCCGTACCTTTTATTTTCAGAGTATCTCCCACAGTAGGATTGGAGGGAGAAATCTGCCAGTCAGTCTTAGCTGCTGACGGAGAAATAAATAAACCAAGCAAAAGAAACACAGACAGAAACCCGAAAACAAGTTTTGTTCTTTTTAATTTCACGAGCTTTATGTTGTTTATATAACTATTACTTTTCACAAGAAACTCCTCTTTTTAAGATTAACAGATATTAATAAAAACACAAAACATTTTTAAATTATTTTTATTTGATTTTAATATTAAACCCTGGCAAAAAAAATTTTAACTAAATATAAATTTTAGATAATACGTTTTTTAAGATCTAACGTTTGTTTATTGTTAATAAGGATTTTGTCTTATAGCAAAATTATGAGAAATTAAATGCAAATTGTGTATTTTTAGCCTAAAATGTGAAGATATGAAGTCTTTATAGATATAGATATAAATAAATTGATCACGTCATTTAATATATTAAAAAACTAGACTATTTGAGCAAACAAACGTTGATAGTAAAAGTAAGTCCATAAATACTAAAAATATGGACTCTGGTCCAAAATCCAGTGATTTTTGCATTTTTTGATTGAAAATCTGAATTAGCAAGAAAAATTCGGTTTTCACTAAAATCAATATTCGGTATCTAAAGACGTCAATCCCTAAGTTGTATTACAAGGATTGTGACCAATTACAAAATCTAGTGATTTTGAATTTTACATTCATCACTAGATTTTGGTACTGAGTCAAATATGTGTAAAATAATAATTTTTGTCAACTTTAACAAAATATCAGTCAAATAAATTTTTAAAAAGCCTCAATTAACATACCTTTCCTTAAACTCTAAAATCTGCTTGCTGCTTCCCACAACTGCAATGATGTCTCCTGCCCTTATTGTTGTCTGCTTTTTGATAGCCGTTATGACGAGTTTTCCTCGCTCGATGCCTATTATAGTACAACCGATCTGTCCTTCCAGGTTAAGTTCCTCTATTGACTTGCTGTCAAGAAGAGAACCTTTATCAATGTGGCATTTCTCGATTTCTATGCCTTCGTAAAGCATTATGTCTTCATCGATTCTACAGCTTTTTCCCATGCAGTTTGCAGTCATTTTGGCAAGCATCTGCCCGGCTACTATAGAAAGAGAACCTACATAGTCGGCTCCTGCTTTGTAGATCTTTTCAATCGATTTTACGGAATTTGCCCTTGCTACAATGGTAATTTCCGGATTCAGGTTCCTGGAAATGAGAGTTGCGAAAATAACATTGGTATCGTCATTAAGAGCCACAAACTCAAAGGAAGCTGTCTTTACTCCAGCTGCCAGCAGTATGTCTTCATCTGCCCCGTTCCCAACAAGATGTTCGAAGTCTACGTTTTCAAAAACCTTATCATTAGAGTCCACAACTACAAAGCGAAACGGACTTCCATAAAGTATATCTACTATGCTCTTTCCGACATCCCCATATCCCAGTACGATAAGGTGCCCTTTTGGCTCCATTTCTGCTCCCATGTCCTGTAAATTTTATTCGCCAAATTCAGTTTAGAGTTGTTAGCTTAGAGTTTTTATCCTTAAAGCTCGCCTTTTTACCCGCTAATGCAAATAAATTTGGCGGGCATATTATATTATTACAACTGTTTCGTATTTCTTTCAGTTTTGAATCTCAGATTTATGTGTCAATCTCTCACATTTGTGAATCTCAGATTTATGTGTAAATCTCTCCCAGTTTTGAATATTATATCAGTGTGTAAGTTTCTTCAGTTTTGAATATTATGTCAGTGTGTAAGTTTCTTCAGTTTTGAACCTCATATTAATGTGTAAGTTTCTTCAGTTTTGAAAGTTCTCCACGAGTCCCTACCGCCAATAAAACGGTATTCTCCCGGACAATATCTTCTTCCTTGGGATCAAAAGATAGAGTCCCACTATTCCAGATTCCTACAATCTTTGCACCTGTGAGCTGCTGGTTGGAGATTTCCTTAAGTGACTTACCTATAAGAGGACTTTTCAGGTAAACGGGAAACTCAACAATATGGACTCCCTCAAAAACCTCAGTCGCCCCCGTAACCCGGCTTCCGAGCCTGTCCATTGCCTTCCTGCCAATAAACTCCCCGAACATCGATTTAGGAGAAACTACTGTATCGGCTCCTGCATATTTGAGATATCTTGAGTTAGATTGGTCCTCTACAATAGCAATAATGTTGACATACTGAAATTCCCTGGCAGTCAAAACGATATTCGCATTTTTTTCGTCCGACTTATTTGCAATAAGGAGTTTGGCTTTCTCTATGCCAGCGTTCAGAAGGGTTTGCTTATCAGTCGGAGACCCAAAAATGCAGGGAATATTTTTATAAACAAGTTCCCTGATGAGGTCTTCTTCTTCTTCGACTATTACAAAAAGCATATCCTCCTCGGTCAATTCATCTATCAGGGTTTCAACCAGTTGATTGTATCCGCAGATAATTATGTGATCTTTCATGCCTGAAGAGACCATTCTTGGCATCCTGAACTTGATAACTCTGTCCATCCAGGGAGCAACAACATAGGTTATAAGAAAACCCGAAATCAAGATTATGCCCATAATCTGCACGATTATAGCAAAAAGTCTTCCTGGCAGGGAAGTGAAGACTACGTCGCCATACCCAACGGTTGCAATAGTTGTTGTGGCCCAGTAGATAGCAGTAATAAGGTTTGCATTTTCGGGCTGGTTCTCAAAAATCATGAGATACTCAAAAGTAAAAACATAGATAACAAACAGGAACACAGCCGCTATTTTGTACGCGATATAGGGATGCCTGTGCAGTATCTTCCGAAACCCTGATAACCTGAAATTCTTGCGCCCGGAAATAACCATCTTTGAATCCCCGCCTGAATTTTTCATATAAGGTTAAGCTGAAGCGTCCTGTAGCTGTTTTACTTGTAAACGTCTCGTGGTTTTTACTGGTAAATGCCGTAACTATCTACTGAAAAACATCTTATAGCCGACTGGTAAGCACCTTATAACCATTGCTAATAAATGGCTTGTGATGCTTGTAGATATTACTGATATTTCTATATATCTCCAGTTTAACAAAAATTTGATGCAAATAATATTTTGGGATTAAAACTGGAAAAGGGTTTTGAGAGCAAAAAGAAAAAAGTAATTGAATGATATTGCATGAATAAGAAACAGGGAAAGAAAGTAAAACCCAAGCCTTATAACTTCCTTGAAGGCCAGGGTTCATCTGAGATTTCGATGTCAATCACATCCACTGTCCTATATAGGGCCCAAATATCATAAATATAAACGAGAACAGGATCAACATCGAAAAGCTCGCTGTGATAGAGTTTGAGATCTTTTCTGAGATTGAATCGTTCCTTGTGAACCGGTATACAAAGGAATAGATGGAATCCTTAAACACGTGTCCTCCGTCCAAGGGTACGGCAGGCAGACAGTTGAACAGTCCTACATAAAAGTTCAGCCAGCCAACCCAGAGCAGAGTATTTGCAATCCAGAAAATCCCTATTCCCAGAGGTTCTGCCCAGCCCACAGGATGGAAAAACTGCATGAAAGTACCTGAAAAACCTCGGAATCCTTCACCTGCAAATCCATAGATGGGAAGTCCAAAGAGAATGATCCAGCCTGCAGGTATGGTTAGCAAGGACGGTATTTGATTCAGGGCTTCAAGATACACCTTTGATTGGGGTATCAACACGGAAATTCCGAGCATAGGGAGTTCCATAACTGCATTATTCCCGTAAATAACTCCTAGGAAACCGTAATCATTTTCCGAATTAGATGATAGTTGCACATCGAAAACGACAGTGCCTTTTTCAGTGAGGTCGCCTGTGTAGTTTTCAGAGGGAAGAAGTTCTACTTCTACGGTCTGGTTTACCCTTGTGGTTTTCATAAAATTTACGAAACTTGAAACATTTTGCATTTCTGTGTTGTTGATCCTGATCATTGTCATTCCGGTTTTGATCCCTGCAGATTCGGCGGGACTTCCTGAAACAATTCCTCCCACGGACACTCCGCCAATGTAGTCTTCGGGGACTGAGGCAACCTGTAAATCATGCGTGGATAATGTACCGTTTTTTGTGGCATAAATATGAACCGTCTCTCCGGGACTGATTTTTTCGAGGTATGTTTGTAGCTCTTCGGCTGTAGTGATATTGGTATCATCAATCTGTGTTATTATCATGCCGTTCTCAAGCCCTGCATGGGCAGCCGGAGAACTTTCGTTTACACTCATGATCATTGCATCACTTAAAGGCGCGATTGCCCCGAGTACGGGCCCGAAGAAAAGCAGGAAAGCGATAAAAGCCACGGTAAAATTGGCCATAACACCTGCTGCAAGAATCCGGGACCTCTGAGTTCTTGTTGCGCCTATAACAGGTTCGGGCTTCGGCTCCTCAGGCTTTGTGATCTCAGTTTCTTGCCTTGTTTTTTCTTCTTTTTCCCATTTCTCGATTTCTTCGATTGTGGCTGTCAGTGGAAGTTCTCTTGTTGTTTTCTCTTTAGTCCCGAAAAGCTGTTCATCGTCAGGCTCCGCAAAGCCTCCTATAGGAACCAGAGCATACAGGATTCCCATCGATTTAACCCGGATGCCTTCAACTCTGCAAAGAATCGCATGCGAAAACTCGTGCACGACAAGCGTGACTATAAGGGCAATAGCTCCCCAGGTAAAAGGAATGAACTCATTTAATCCCGGAATGAGAAAGATATTTCTCGGAGAGTTATATTTTCCCGGTTCAGGCATGTTTCCGCTAAGGAAAGAAGTATACATCCCAAGATCCGAGATAGCTATGACTATAAACATTGCAATCATGCCTGCAAACATCAGCAAGATTCCAAGGTTTGCAAAGTTTCTCCAGTAAGATTTCGGACGGGCGAGTACATCGAGCAGCTTGAGGCCCTTAGTTGTCCTAATCATAAGGATGGGAAGTGGCCCAAAGGTGCTTATGTTATACTTCTCCAGAAT
Coding sequences within:
- a CDS encoding potassium channel family protein, whose protein sequence is MGAEMEPKGHLIVLGYGDVGKSIVDILYGSPFRFVVVDSNDKVFENVDFEHLVGNGADEDILLAAGVKTASFEFVALNDDTNVIFATLISRNLNPEITIVARANSVKSIEKIYKAGADYVGSLSIVAGQMLAKMTANCMGKSCRIDEDIMLYEGIEIEKCHIDKGSLLDSKSIEELNLEGQIGCTIIGIERGKLVITAIKKQTTIRAGDIIAVVGSSKQILEFKERYVN
- a CDS encoding potassium channel family protein is translated as MVISGRKNFRLSGFRKILHRHPYIAYKIAAVFLFVIYVFTFEYLMIFENQPENANLITAIYWATTTIATVGYGDVVFTSLPGRLFAIIVQIMGIILISGFLITYVVAPWMDRVIKFRMPRMVSSGMKDHIIICGYNQLVETLIDELTEEDMLFVIVEEEEDLIRELVYKNIPCIFGSPTDKQTLLNAGIEKAKLLIANKSDEKNANIVLTAREFQYVNIIAIVEDQSNSRYLKYAGADTVVSPKSMFGEFIGRKAMDRLGSRVTGATEVFEGVHIVEFPVYLKSPLIGKSLKEISNQQLTGAKIVGIWNSGTLSFDPKEEDIVRENTVLLAVGTRGELSKLKKLTH
- a CDS encoding site-2 protease family protein, with translation MNGTSIALSIFLLYWFAVSVLDRKGILEKYNISTFGPLPILMIRTTKGLKLLDVLARPKSYWRNFANLGILLMFAGMIAMFIVIAISDLGMYTSFLSGNMPEPGKYNSPRNIFLIPGLNEFIPFTWGAIALIVTLVVHEFSHAILCRVEGIRVKSMGILYALVPIGGFAEPDDEQLFGTKEKTTRELPLTATIEEIEKWEKEEKTRQETEITKPEEPKPEPVIGATRTQRSRILAAGVMANFTVAFIAFLLFFGPVLGAIAPLSDAMIMSVNESSPAAHAGLENGMIITQIDDTNITTAEELQTYLEKISPGETVHIYATKNGTLSTHDLQVASVPEDYIGGVSVGGIVSGSPAESAGIKTGMTMIRINNTEMQNVSSFVNFMKTTRVNQTVEVELLPSENYTGDLTEKGTVVFDVQLSSNSENDYGFLGVIYGNNAVMELPMLGISVLIPQSKVYLEALNQIPSLLTIPAGWIILFGLPIYGFAGEGFRGFSGTFMQFFHPVGWAEPLGIGIFWIANTLLWVGWLNFYVGLFNCLPAVPLDGGHVFKDSIYSFVYRFTRNDSISEKISNSITASFSMLILFSFIFMIFGPYIGQWM